One Nicotiana sylvestris chromosome 12, ASM39365v2, whole genome shotgun sequence genomic window carries:
- the LOC104224190 gene encoding protein DETOXIFICATION 24 gives MAMDNGVEARLLDSQVEKVGNIKGRIYEESKKIWRVALPGVLSRVASFGSIVVTQSFIGHISELDLAAYALVQTLTVRFVNGILIGMSSATETLCGQAYGAGQYHMMGIYLQRSWIVDFITLTVLLPFFIFATAIFKLLGENGSIAEASGYVSYWFIPFVYNFVFSLTIQMFLQAQQKNMIIAWLSIAQFVIHIPLSWLLVIKLNYGVPGAMIALSISSWFVVVGEFVYILGGWCPNTWKGFSSAALKDILPVVKLSISSGIMVCLELWYNAVLVLLAGYMKNAEVAISAFSICLNINGWEFMISLGFLGAACVRVANELGKGDAKATKFSIKVLVGTSLIIGLFFWILCLIFGSKLGYLFSNEKAVADSVADLSTLLAFSILLNSIYPVLSGVAVGAGLQSTVAIINLCCFYLIGVPIGALLGYVAHLQVKGIWIGMICGVVTQSAALCYMTWKTDWDGEVSKAKQRLNRWYLKSPEESNQNDQA, from the exons AT GGCCATGGATAATGGTGTGGAAGCGAGGCTACTTGATTCACAAGTAGAAAAGGTCGGCAACATAAAAGGGAGAATCTACGAGGAGTCTAAGAAGATATGGAGAGTTGCATTACCAGGAGTACTATCAAGAGTAGCTTCATTTGGAAGTATAGTTGTTACGCAATCATTCATTGGACACATTAGTGAATTAGATCTTGCTGCTTATGCACTCGTACAAACTCTTACAGTCCGATTCGTCAATGGTATACTG ATTGGAATGTCAAGCGCGACAGAAACGCTTTGTGGGCAAGCATATGGAGCAGGACAGTATCATATGATGGGAATCTACCTGCAAAGATCATGGATTGTTGATTTCATTACATTGACCGTCTTGCTTCCCTTTTTCATCTTTGCCACTGCAATCTTTAAGCTACTCGGTGAGAATGGATCAATTGCGGAAGCTTCTGGATACGTTTCCTATTGGTTCATTCCCTTTGTCTACAACTTCGTATTTAGCTTGACTATCCAGATGTTCCTTCAAGCACAACAGAAGAACATGATTATTGCTTGGCTATCTATAGCACAATTTGTAATCCACATTCCGTTGTCTTGGCTACTGGTTATCAAGCTAAACTATGGAGTCCCTGGTGCCATGATTGCGTTGAGCATATCATCGTGGTTTGTAGTGGTCGGGGAGTTTGTGTACATCTTAGGAGGTTGGTGCCCTAACACATGGAAAGGATTCTCTTCAGCAGCGTTGAAAGATATACTACCTGTCGTGAAGCTTTCAATATCCTCCGGTATCATGGTTTG CTTGGAGCTATGGTACAATGCTGTTCTAGTCCTGCTCGCAGGATATATGAAGAATGCTGAAGTTGCGATATCTGCCTTCTCTATCTG CCTCAATATCAACGGATGGGAGTTTATGATAAGCCTTGGCTTTCTTGGAGCTGCTTG TGTCCGTGTAGCAAATGAACTGGGCAAAGGAGACGCTAAGGCTACAAAATTCTCCATTAAAGTCTTAGTGGGCACTTCACTTATAATTGGATTGTTCTTCTGGATTCTGTGCTTAATCTTTGGCAGCAAGCTTGGTTACTTATTCAGCAATGAGAAGGCGGTAGCTGACAGCGTCGCGGACCTTTCTACTTTACTCGCATTTTCAATTTTGCTCAACAGCATTTATCCTGTACTCTCAG GTGTGGCAGTAGGAGCAGGTTTACAAAGCACAGTTGCAATCATAAATTTGTGTTGCTTCTATTTGATTGGAGTACCTATTGGAGCTTTGCTTGGATATGTGGCTCATCTTCAAGTGAAG GGTATATGGATTGGAATGATATGTGGAGTAGTTACTCAATCAGCTGCATTATGCTACATGACATGGAAAACAGATTGGGATGGAGAG GTATCGAAGGCCAAACAACGACTCAATCGATGGTACTTGAAATCTCCTGAAGAGTCTAATCAAAATGATCAAGCTTGA
- the LOC104224189 gene encoding uncharacterized protein translates to MTSTTLRRRLHHGDVGGKKNEHFDSLGSDDGLNEPLLGCNKYDDSDQVCTLEDVLDEGRRQERLHWTLLFSHLISQWAQWLANIVFVSGSLLGRIFPFASATQAGSTANLLPPLLSPLQEARLKHLKQRLAIPFDGSFLDHQDALRQLWRLSYPDRPLPSLKSELWKEMGWQGSDPSTDFRGGGFISLENLIFFAKTHPESFQNLLHKRKGNRSEWEYPFAVAGINISFMLVQMLDLQSGTPNTLAGIRFLELLSEDDMAFDNLFCIAFEMLDAQWLVKRASYMEFNDVLKATRLQLERELGLEDTSTVKDLPAYNLLRR, encoded by the exons ATGACATCAACAACTTTGAGGAGAAGGCTACATCATGGGGATGTTGGTGGCAAAAAGAATGAGCATTTTGATTCTTTGGGCTCTGATGATGGTTTAAATGAGCCTTTACTTGGGTGTAATAAATATGATGACAGTGATCAG GTATGTACACTCGAAGATGTGTTGGATGAAGGGCGAAGGCAGGAACGCCTGCACTGGACGCTGCTATTTTCTCATCTGATTTCTCAATGGGCGCAATGGTTAG CAAATATTGTCTTTGTGTCTGGGTCACTTCTTGGCCGGATTTTTCCCTTTGCCTCAGCAACTCAAGCTGGATCAACAGCAAATCTGTTACCTCCTTTACTTAGCCCTTTACAG GAAGCAAGGCTGAAACATCTCAAGCAAAGGCTAGCAATCCCTTTTGATGGCTCTTTCTTGGATCATCAA GATGCTCTTAGGCAACTATGGAGGTTATCTTATCCTGATAGACCGCTCCCATCTCTTAAATCCGAGCTTTGGAAAGAAATGGGTTGGCAAGGATCTGACCCTTCAACAGATTTCAG GGGTGGAGGATTCATATCATTGGAGAACCTtatcttctttgccaagacacACCCG GAATCTTTCCAGAACCTGTTGCACAAACGAAAGGGGAACAGATCTGAGTGGGAGTATCCATTTGCTGTCGCTGGCATCAATATATCATTTATGTTGGTCCAAATGTTGGATCTTCAATCAG GGACACCAAACACCCTGGCAGGTATCCGCTTCCTAGAATTACTCAGCGAGGATGACATGGCGTTTGACAACCTGTTTTGTATCGCCTTTGAAATGCTCGACGCACAGTGGCTAGTGAAGCGTGCATCATATATGGAATTTAAT GATGTTTTGAAGGCCACAAGACTGCAGCTAGAGCGCGAGCTTGGTCTGGAAGATACCTCCACTGTAAAAGATTTGCCTGCCTATAATCTATTGAGGAGATAA